Proteins encoded by one window of Chondromyces crocatus:
- a CDS encoding SDR family oxidoreductase, whose protein sequence is MLEKRALIVGVTGIVGNNLARRLADEGDWAIWGVSRRRPRGFSAVTSLEVDVLDAAATREALAAVAPTHVFFGAWVRTPTETENCRVNGAIVKNVLDAVTAGGSSVRHVALVTGTKHYLGPFESYAQNHPETPFREDQPRLPGENFYYVQEDVVFEHAARSGFGWSVHRPHTIVGYAVGNLMNLGVTLATYASICKATGRPLLFPGSNAQYTGLTDVTDARLLARHLLWAATTPAARDEAFNVVNGDVFRWQRLWSAIARYFEVEVAPYPGEGTPLARQLEGAGAAWERLVAEHRLQPNALEHLASPWHTDADLGRPFECLNDMSKSRRLGFSVYEDSERSFFDLFDRLRQERIIP, encoded by the coding sequence ATGCTCGAAAAGCGCGCACTGATCGTCGGCGTGACCGGCATCGTTGGGAACAACCTCGCTCGTCGCTTGGCGGACGAGGGGGACTGGGCAATCTGGGGCGTCTCTCGCCGTCGCCCCCGCGGCTTCTCGGCCGTCACCTCCCTGGAGGTGGATGTCCTCGATGCCGCTGCGACGAGGGAGGCGCTCGCGGCCGTCGCGCCGACGCACGTCTTCTTTGGTGCGTGGGTGCGCACGCCGACCGAGACCGAGAACTGCCGCGTCAACGGCGCGATCGTGAAGAACGTCCTCGATGCCGTGACAGCGGGCGGGTCGTCCGTTCGCCACGTGGCACTCGTGACGGGCACGAAGCACTACCTCGGGCCCTTCGAGTCCTATGCGCAGAACCATCCCGAGACGCCCTTCCGTGAAGACCAGCCGCGTCTTCCGGGAGAGAACTTCTACTACGTGCAGGAGGACGTGGTCTTCGAGCATGCCGCGCGCAGCGGCTTCGGCTGGAGCGTCCACCGGCCGCACACGATCGTCGGCTACGCCGTCGGCAACCTCATGAACCTCGGTGTCACGCTGGCGACGTACGCCTCGATCTGCAAGGCCACGGGGAGACCGCTCCTGTTTCCTGGCTCGAACGCGCAGTACACGGGGCTCACGGACGTGACCGATGCCCGCCTCCTCGCGCGCCACCTCCTCTGGGCAGCGACGACGCCCGCGGCACGGGACGAAGCGTTCAACGTCGTCAACGGCGATGTCTTTCGATGGCAGCGGCTCTGGTCTGCCATCGCCCGCTACTTCGAGGTCGAGGTGGCACCCTACCCTGGGGAAGGGACACCGCTCGCGCGTCAGCTCGAGGGCGCGGGGGCCGCCTGGGAGCGGCTCGTCGCGGAGCACCGACTCCAGCCGAACGCCCTCGAACACCTCGCCTCCCCCTGGCACACGGACGCCGATCTCGGACGCCCGTTCGAGTGCCTCAACGACATGTCGAAGAGCCGACGTCTCGGCTTCTCGGTCTATGAAGACAGCGAGCGTTCGTTCTTCGATCTGTTCGATCGGCTCAGGCAAGAGCGGATCATCCCGTGA
- a CDS encoding non-ribosomal peptide synthetase: protein MTAGSSRVHADLTPAQQELLERWLRGEARAQSPSNALTSSTLGSEATASFAQERLWFLERLQPETAIYNEPLALHLRGALDVAALTQALTALHQRHDVLTTVYAIGSGQLRQTVLPPTLPFPLALDDLTHTPQEQRLPAAIAACVEESRRPFDLATGPVVRARLLRLAEDEHVLLLVLHHIACDGWSLNLLTRDLSTLYAAALRHEPPTLPTLSLRYADYAVWQRKWLESDEARKALDYWKAQLAGVEPLDLPTDHPRAAVQSHMGRTHLFTLPASVSERLPALCREHRVTPFMALLAVFQLLLARHTNQTDIAVGTPVAGRIRTELEPLVGFFVNMLVLRVDLSGDPSFIELLDRVRDVTLAAYAHQEMPFEKLVEELQPKRDLSRQPLFQVMFGLHNVEHTRFDLPGLDARLLDIDRGATKFDLSLYLVETDHGLRGILEHSTDLFDSATAARIGDQFTRLLDAALTAPSRPIGRLTWLTPEERAQRTHQPLVRPTWSGTCIHHHVEVAAQRTPDAIAIATNREKITYRSLDERATAWARRFCAAGVGPGTPVGIAMDRSPDMIITALGILKAGGAYVPLDPRHPQPRLASLIRQTRVPLVVTQRQHRHHLPATDARLLCVEDPPTEERDLHASPDPDDLAYIIFTSGSAGTPKGAMITHRGLTALVESQLDAFQIGPDSRVLQGAAFSFDASASEIFTALTAGATLWLGPAEPVIAGEELLRLLKSAEISVATISPSVLATLPLTPLPALRTLVAAGEACPPALANHWARGRRFVNAYGPTESTIGATFGVSAPSAALESPHDEGISPTDALLNSPPIGRPFRYVRVHVLDPHLEPVPTGVPGEVYLGGPQVCRGYLHQPALTADRFLPDPFSDEPGARLYRTGDRARYLLDGQLDYLGRADAQIKIRGIRIEPGEIEAALCEHPAVKAALVIARPDPNGDPQLVAYLVPADVVDQPLPSLQALRDDLGERVPRHLVPSAFVPIQTIPLTPNGKVDLRALPAPDTTNHLRQEAPTGPRDALELELTQIWEDLLNVRPISVHDDFFNLGGHSLLATRLVARIRQRLRIALPVSTLFQAPTIDQLARKLRQKAPPRQRSLLVAIQPRGDKTPFFCVHPVSGSVVCYVDLARRLGQDRPFYGLQSPGLQGERAPSDDVHEMATLYLEAVREQQPRGPYLLGGWSMGGCIAFEMARRLQEEGETVALLALIDSHAITSIDLPDGIDDTTLVSLLLFDLARQAGIALPSWDDDLAHAEPSERPAFLLDRARHAGLLPADLDQASLDQMLQVFRANLVAHCRYAPRPAPLRATLLCGNDPRGWSTGSPDLGWTELALGGLTLDVLPGDHYSLLTAQGDLLASRLRARLDAADAAASPHPSSTTTTRVTPAAHPTAPGLSNGES from the coding sequence GTGACCGCCGGCTCCAGCCGTGTCCACGCCGACCTCACCCCGGCGCAGCAGGAGCTGCTGGAGCGGTGGCTGCGAGGCGAAGCGCGAGCGCAATCGCCTTCGAATGCCCTGACCTCCTCCACCCTGGGAAGCGAGGCCACTGCGTCCTTCGCGCAGGAGCGGCTGTGGTTCCTCGAGCGGCTCCAGCCCGAGACCGCCATCTACAACGAGCCACTCGCCCTCCACCTCCGCGGCGCGCTGGACGTCGCCGCCCTCACCCAGGCGCTGACCGCGCTCCACCAGCGCCATGACGTGCTCACCACCGTCTATGCCATCGGCAGCGGCCAGCTCCGCCAGACGGTGCTCCCCCCGACCCTACCCTTCCCGCTGGCGCTCGACGATCTCACGCACACCCCCCAGGAGCAGCGCCTCCCGGCCGCCATCGCCGCCTGCGTCGAGGAGAGCCGCCGCCCGTTCGATCTGGCCACGGGCCCGGTCGTACGCGCGCGGCTCCTGCGCCTCGCCGAGGATGAGCACGTTCTGCTCCTCGTTCTGCACCACATCGCGTGCGACGGCTGGTCGCTGAACCTGCTCACGAGGGACCTCTCGACGCTGTACGCCGCGGCGTTGCGCCACGAACCGCCCACCCTGCCTACCCTCTCGCTCCGCTACGCCGACTATGCCGTGTGGCAGCGAAAGTGGCTGGAGAGCGACGAAGCGCGCAAAGCCCTCGACTACTGGAAGGCCCAGCTCGCTGGCGTCGAACCCCTCGACCTCCCCACCGACCACCCTCGCGCCGCCGTCCAGAGCCACATGGGCCGGACCCACCTCTTCACCCTCCCAGCCTCCGTCTCCGAGCGGCTCCCTGCGCTCTGCCGAGAACACCGGGTCACGCCCTTCATGGCCCTGCTCGCGGTGTTCCAGCTCCTCCTCGCGCGCCACACGAACCAGACCGACATCGCCGTCGGCACCCCCGTCGCCGGGCGCATCCGCACCGAACTCGAACCCCTCGTGGGCTTCTTCGTCAACATGCTCGTCCTGCGGGTCGACCTCTCGGGCGATCCCTCCTTCATCGAGCTGCTGGACCGCGTCCGCGACGTGACCCTGGCCGCCTACGCCCACCAGGAGATGCCCTTCGAGAAGCTCGTCGAAGAACTCCAGCCGAAGCGCGATCTCTCGCGCCAGCCTCTCTTTCAGGTCATGTTCGGGCTCCACAACGTCGAGCACACCCGGTTCGACCTCCCTGGCCTCGACGCTCGCCTCCTCGACATCGACCGAGGCGCGACCAAGTTCGACCTGTCGCTCTACCTCGTCGAGACCGACCACGGCCTCCGCGGCATCCTCGAGCACAGCACCGATCTCTTCGACTCCGCGACCGCCGCTCGCATCGGCGACCAGTTCACCCGTCTCCTCGACGCCGCCCTCACGGCGCCCAGCCGCCCCATCGGCCGGCTCACCTGGCTCACCCCCGAAGAGCGCGCCCAGCGCACCCACCAGCCCCTGGTGCGGCCCACCTGGAGCGGCACCTGCATCCACCACCACGTCGAAGTCGCAGCCCAGCGAACCCCCGATGCCATCGCCATCGCCACCAACCGCGAGAAGATCACCTACCGCAGCCTCGACGAGCGGGCGACGGCCTGGGCACGTCGCTTCTGCGCCGCGGGCGTCGGCCCTGGCACGCCGGTCGGGATCGCCATGGATCGCTCCCCCGACATGATCATCACGGCGCTCGGCATCCTCAAAGCCGGCGGCGCCTACGTCCCTCTCGACCCGCGCCACCCCCAGCCCCGACTCGCCAGCTTGATCCGTCAGACACGGGTCCCGCTCGTCGTGACGCAACGCCAGCACCGTCACCACCTGCCGGCGACCGACGCGCGCCTCCTCTGCGTCGAAGACCCCCCCACCGAAGAGCGCGACCTCCACGCCTCCCCTGACCCCGACGATCTCGCCTACATCATCTTCACGTCGGGCTCTGCCGGCACCCCGAAGGGCGCCATGATCACCCACCGCGGCCTCACGGCCCTCGTGGAGTCCCAGCTCGACGCCTTCCAGATCGGCCCCGACAGCCGTGTATTGCAGGGGGCCGCGTTCAGCTTCGACGCCTCCGCCTCCGAGATCTTCACCGCGCTCACCGCGGGCGCCACCTTGTGGCTCGGCCCTGCAGAGCCCGTCATCGCAGGCGAAGAACTCCTGCGCCTCCTCAAGTCGGCCGAGATCTCCGTCGCGACGATCTCCCCCTCGGTGCTCGCCACCCTCCCCCTCACCCCGCTCCCGGCGCTCCGCACGCTCGTCGCAGCGGGTGAGGCGTGCCCCCCGGCGCTGGCGAACCACTGGGCGCGAGGCCGCCGCTTCGTGAACGCTTACGGGCCCACCGAGAGCACCATCGGCGCCACCTTCGGCGTCAGCGCCCCGTCGGCAGCGCTCGAATCCCCCCACGACGAAGGCATCTCACCCACCGACGCCCTCCTCAACTCCCCGCCCATCGGGCGCCCCTTCCGCTATGTCCGCGTCCACGTCCTCGACCCCCACCTCGAACCCGTTCCCACCGGCGTCCCGGGAGAGGTCTACCTCGGAGGCCCCCAGGTCTGCCGCGGCTACCTCCACCAGCCCGCCCTCACCGCCGACCGCTTCCTCCCGGACCCCTTCAGCGACGAGCCAGGGGCGCGCCTCTACCGCACCGGCGACCGCGCTCGCTACCTCCTGGACGGCCAGCTCGACTACCTGGGTCGCGCCGACGCCCAGATCAAGATCCGCGGCATCCGCATCGAGCCAGGCGAGATCGAGGCGGCCCTCTGCGAGCACCCTGCCGTCAAGGCGGCGCTCGTCATCGCCCGACCGGACCCCAACGGGGACCCCCAGCTCGTCGCCTACCTCGTCCCCGCCGACGTCGTCGACCAGCCGCTCCCCAGCCTCCAGGCGCTACGGGACGACCTCGGCGAGCGCGTCCCACGCCACCTCGTGCCGAGCGCCTTCGTGCCGATCCAGACCATCCCCCTCACGCCCAACGGCAAGGTCGACCTGCGCGCGCTGCCCGCGCCCGACACCACCAACCACCTCCGCCAGGAGGCCCCCACGGGCCCGCGCGACGCCCTCGAGCTCGAACTCACCCAGATCTGGGAAGATCTCCTCAACGTTCGCCCCATCAGCGTCCATGACGACTTCTTCAACCTCGGCGGGCACTCCCTGCTCGCCACCCGCCTCGTCGCCCGCATCCGCCAGCGCCTCCGCATCGCCCTCCCCGTGTCCACCTTGTTCCAGGCGCCAACCATCGACCAGCTCGCCAGGAAGCTGCGCCAGAAGGCCCCACCACGCCAGCGCTCTCTGCTCGTCGCCATCCAACCTCGCGGCGACAAAACCCCCTTCTTCTGTGTCCACCCCGTCAGCGGCAGCGTGGTCTGCTACGTCGATCTGGCGCGACGCCTCGGCCAGGATCGCCCCTTCTACGGTCTCCAGTCCCCGGGGCTCCAGGGAGAGCGCGCACCCAGCGACGACGTCCACGAGATGGCGACGCTGTACCTCGAAGCGGTCCGCGAGCAGCAGCCACGAGGCCCCTACCTCCTCGGTGGCTGGTCCATGGGCGGCTGCATCGCCTTCGAGATGGCCAGGCGCCTCCAGGAAGAGGGCGAGACCGTCGCGCTGCTCGCACTCATCGACTCCCACGCCATCACCTCCATCGATCTCCCCGATGGCATCGACGACACCACCCTCGTCTCCCTGCTCCTCTTCGATCTCGCCCGCCAAGCAGGCATCGCTCTCCCCTCCTGGGACGACGATCTCGCCCACGCGGAGCCCTCCGAACGCCCTGCTTTCCTCCTCGACCGTGCGCGTCACGCGGGCCTGCTCCCCGCGGACCTCGACCAGGCAAGCCTCGACCAGATGCTCCAGGTCTTCCGCGCGAACCTCGTCGCCCACTGCCGCTACGCGCCGCGCCCGGCTCCCCTCCGCGCGACCCTCCTCTGCGGCAACGATCCCCGCGGCTGGTCCACCGGCAGCCCGGATCTCGGCTGGACCGAACTCGCGCTGGGCGGGCTCACGCTCGACGTCCTGCCGGGCGATCACTACTCCCTCCTCACGGCGCAGGGCGACCTCCTCGCCTCGCGGCTCCGCGCACGCCTCGACGCGGCCGACGCCGCTGCATCCCCTCACCCCTCGTCGACGACCACGACGCGCGTGACGCCCGCCGCGCACCCCACTGCCCCCGGCCTGTCCAACGGAGAGTCATGA
- a CDS encoding carotenoid oxygenase family protein: protein MRVEIVKQYTSRLPAEDPHPYRTGAWRPNTVEVDAYDLDVVAGEIPADLEGVYLRNTENPLFDALTGRYHPFDGDGMLHAIRFEGGKADYRNRFVKTEGLLAELEAGETLWAGILEAPALSKRDGWGARTRMKDASSTDVLVHHGVALSTFYQCGEAYQLDLETLAPRGTANLHHPSFPKGATISAHPKVDEATGELLFFNYAAEAPYCHVGIADAGGTLARVIPVPLPGPRLPHDMAFTERFAIIGDFPLFWDPAKLAQGSYRARYFPDLGTRFALVPRDGQGAIRWFMASPTYVLHFSNAYEEGDAVILEGYHQGAPIPERTPDDTPISTFMKSLDMHAMKTRRHRWRFDLTTGETKEAPVDDECSEFPTIHQGYGGKKHRYVYAAVGEPGFFLFSGLLRTDVETGAKAIHRFPKGVFASEAPFCPRKGATEEDDGYVVTFTTDVVNDVSECQIFDARGIERGPIARVRLPMRISSGTHATWAPLSRR from the coding sequence ATGCGCGTCGAGATCGTGAAGCAGTACACCTCCCGGCTGCCTGCGGAGGATCCGCACCCGTACCGCACGGGGGCCTGGCGCCCGAACACGGTGGAGGTCGACGCCTACGATCTCGACGTCGTAGCGGGAGAGATCCCGGCGGATCTGGAAGGGGTCTACCTGCGGAACACCGAGAACCCCCTCTTCGATGCGCTCACGGGCCGCTATCACCCGTTCGATGGTGACGGGATGCTCCACGCCATCCGCTTCGAGGGAGGCAAAGCCGACTACCGGAACCGGTTCGTGAAGACGGAGGGGCTGCTCGCCGAGCTGGAGGCCGGGGAGACGCTCTGGGCCGGGATCCTCGAAGCGCCCGCCCTCTCGAAGCGCGACGGCTGGGGAGCGAGGACGCGGATGAAGGATGCGTCGAGCACCGACGTCCTCGTCCACCACGGTGTGGCCCTGTCGACGTTCTATCAGTGCGGTGAGGCGTACCAGCTCGACCTGGAGACGCTCGCGCCGCGCGGCACGGCGAACCTGCACCACCCGAGCTTCCCGAAGGGGGCGACGATCTCGGCGCATCCCAAGGTGGACGAGGCGACGGGCGAGCTTCTCTTCTTCAACTACGCGGCGGAAGCGCCCTACTGCCACGTTGGCATCGCGGACGCTGGGGGCACGCTGGCGCGGGTGATCCCGGTGCCGTTGCCGGGGCCGCGGCTGCCCCACGACATGGCCTTCACCGAGCGCTTCGCCATCATCGGTGATTTCCCGCTCTTCTGGGATCCGGCCAAGCTGGCGCAAGGGTCCTACCGCGCGCGTTATTTTCCGGACCTCGGTACACGCTTCGCGCTGGTCCCGCGCGACGGCCAGGGGGCCATCCGGTGGTTCATGGCGTCACCCACCTACGTGCTCCATTTCTCGAACGCTTACGAGGAGGGAGATGCGGTGATTCTGGAGGGGTATCACCAGGGCGCGCCGATCCCCGAGCGGACGCCGGACGATACGCCCATCTCGACGTTCATGAAGAGCCTCGACATGCACGCCATGAAGACCCGTCGCCATCGCTGGCGCTTCGATCTGACCACCGGGGAGACGAAGGAAGCGCCGGTCGACGACGAGTGCTCGGAGTTTCCGACCATTCACCAGGGCTATGGCGGAAAGAAGCACCGCTATGTCTATGCGGCCGTGGGGGAGCCTGGGTTCTTTCTCTTCAGCGGCCTTCTGCGCACCGACGTGGAGACGGGCGCGAAGGCGATCCATCGCTTCCCGAAAGGGGTGTTCGCGAGCGAGGCGCCCTTCTGTCCTCGCAAAGGCGCGACCGAGGAGGACGACGGTTACGTCGTGACGTTCACGACCGACGTGGTGAACGATGTGTCGGAATGCCAGATCTTCGATGCCCGAGGCATCGAGCGAGGTCCGATCGCCCGGGTGCGGCTGCCGATGCGGATCTCCAGCGGGACCCACGCGACATGGGCCCCCCTCTCCCGCCGCTGA
- a CDS encoding FAD-binding oxidoreductase, whose translation MNTQPLERALAAFREVLGTAHVSTDESARAAAETATFATTHRIPAIISPGSAAEVEACVRIAREHGVPLYPVSTGKNWGYGSRVPTSDGAIVLSLARMNRILDFNEELAYVAIEPGVTMRQLVAYLNDRGSRLMLSVTGSTPDSSVVGNICDRGFGAGVNAERIAHICNIEVVLPNGERLNTGFGRFPGAQTASIHRWGIGPQLDGLFTQSNLGIVTRMTIWLAPRPRHHEIFYFRLRDERRVEAVTDIIRDLKLQGLPRASVSLWNDYKLVSMKGQYPWQEAAGKTPLPEALLAKLRRAWGGAAWLGGGAILAASQDQIAAERAVIRKALHPHVDKLSFVGQRAARVARLLQRPVQRLTGFDLSEVVRAYEQSPHLGIPMERNIRSAYWRKKAPPPEQTDPDRDRCGAIWLAPAVPSTGKHVGTALRIVRERALAHAFEPGISVIFATERCANIVVALMYDRELPGEDGRAMACYQDIFDRLAAQGYLPYRLGIQSQSALPAAQSSYGTVVGALKRALDPDDILAPGRYDFRHEWPPADN comes from the coding sequence ATGAACACACAGCCCCTGGAACGAGCACTCGCAGCCTTCCGTGAGGTGCTCGGCACAGCGCACGTCAGCACGGACGAATCCGCCCGCGCCGCGGCCGAGACAGCCACCTTCGCGACGACCCACCGGATCCCTGCCATCATCAGCCCCGGGAGCGCGGCCGAGGTCGAGGCCTGCGTGCGCATCGCGCGCGAGCACGGGGTTCCCCTCTATCCCGTCAGCACCGGCAAGAACTGGGGCTATGGCTCCCGTGTCCCGACGAGTGACGGCGCCATCGTCCTCAGCCTCGCCCGCATGAACCGGATCCTCGATTTCAACGAGGAGCTCGCCTACGTCGCCATCGAGCCCGGCGTGACCATGCGCCAGCTCGTCGCCTACCTGAACGACCGAGGCTCACGGCTCATGCTGAGCGTCACCGGCAGCACGCCCGACTCCAGCGTCGTCGGCAACATCTGCGATCGCGGCTTCGGCGCCGGCGTCAACGCGGAACGCATCGCGCACATCTGCAACATCGAGGTCGTCCTCCCCAATGGCGAGCGGCTCAACACGGGATTCGGTCGCTTTCCTGGCGCGCAGACCGCGTCCATCCACCGCTGGGGCATCGGTCCCCAGCTCGACGGCCTCTTCACCCAGTCGAACCTGGGCATCGTCACCCGGATGACCATCTGGCTCGCCCCGCGCCCCAGACACCACGAGATCTTCTACTTCCGCCTCCGTGACGAGCGACGCGTCGAGGCCGTCACCGACATCATCCGTGACCTCAAGCTGCAGGGCCTCCCGCGCGCCAGCGTGAGCTTGTGGAACGATTACAAGCTGGTCTCCATGAAGGGCCAGTACCCCTGGCAAGAGGCCGCCGGAAAGACCCCGCTCCCCGAAGCGCTCCTCGCCAAGCTCCGGCGCGCCTGGGGAGGCGCCGCCTGGCTCGGAGGGGGAGCCATCCTCGCCGCGAGCCAGGACCAGATCGCCGCCGAGCGCGCGGTGATCCGGAAGGCCCTCCACCCTCACGTCGACAAGCTCTCCTTCGTCGGCCAGCGTGCCGCCCGCGTCGCGCGCCTCTTGCAGCGTCCCGTCCAGCGCCTCACCGGCTTCGACCTGAGCGAGGTCGTCCGCGCTTACGAACAGAGCCCCCACCTCGGCATCCCCATGGAGCGGAACATTCGCAGCGCGTACTGGCGCAAGAAGGCGCCCCCTCCCGAGCAGACCGACCCCGACCGCGATCGCTGCGGAGCCATCTGGCTCGCCCCGGCGGTCCCCTCCACGGGCAAGCATGTCGGGACGGCGCTCCGCATCGTCCGCGAGCGCGCGCTCGCCCATGCCTTCGAACCTGGCATCTCCGTCATCTTCGCGACCGAGCGCTGCGCGAACATCGTCGTCGCGCTCATGTACGACCGAGAGCTGCCTGGCGAAGATGGCCGCGCCATGGCCTGCTACCAGGACATTTTCGATCGCCTCGCCGCACAGGGCTACCTGCCCTACCGTCTCGGCATCCAGTCTCAGAGCGCCCTCCCGGCCGCGCAGTCCAGCTATGGCACGGTCGTCGGGGCGCTCAAGCGTGCGCTCGATCCAGACGACATCCTCGCCCCTGGACGCTACGACTTCCGCCACGAGTGGCCGCCCGCGGACAACTGA
- a CDS encoding LysR family transcriptional regulator, with protein MAHREINRSGDMTVFVRVVELGSFSAAARALRMTPSAVSKMVGRLETRLGVRLFNRSTRHVQLTPEGTVYFERSARILADIDAAEREISPGLTPRGRLRVNANVPFGVHCLLPRIPAFLAAHPHITLDLALTDTVVDLFEAHADVAIRLGHLAESRLVARKLGESRMVVVASRAYLEHHGQPRKPADLAKHNCLGFCFARHTKGWPFRDRARKTSLFLPTGNTLVSDGEAMRRLALAGLGIARLGAFQVQPDIDTGAFVPLLEAHNPGDTLAAHAVFLGHDGKMPARVRAFLDYLVANVRLS; from the coding sequence GTGGCGCACAGAGAGATCAACCGCTCCGGCGACATGACGGTGTTCGTTCGCGTCGTCGAACTGGGCAGCTTCTCGGCGGCTGCGCGTGCCTTGCGCATGACGCCTTCTGCGGTGAGCAAGATGGTGGGCCGGCTCGAAACGCGCCTCGGCGTGCGCCTCTTCAACCGCTCGACGCGCCACGTCCAGCTCACCCCCGAGGGGACCGTCTACTTCGAGCGCAGCGCGCGCATCCTGGCCGACATCGACGCCGCCGAACGCGAGATCTCCCCCGGGCTCACGCCGCGCGGAAGACTCCGGGTGAACGCGAACGTCCCCTTCGGCGTGCACTGCCTCCTGCCCCGAATCCCCGCGTTCCTTGCCGCCCATCCTCACATCACGCTCGACCTCGCACTGACGGACACCGTCGTGGACCTGTTCGAGGCCCACGCCGACGTCGCCATTCGCCTCGGCCACCTGGCAGAGTCCCGCCTCGTCGCACGAAAGCTGGGGGAGAGCCGCATGGTGGTCGTGGCCTCCAGGGCGTACCTCGAACACCATGGCCAGCCACGGAAGCCAGCCGACCTCGCGAAACACAACTGCCTCGGCTTCTGCTTCGCGCGCCACACCAAGGGGTGGCCCTTTCGCGATCGCGCGCGCAAGACGAGCCTGTTCCTCCCGACCGGGAACACCCTCGTCAGCGACGGCGAGGCCATGCGCCGCCTCGCACTCGCCGGCCTGGGCATCGCCCGGCTGGGAGCGTTCCAGGTCCAGCCGGACATCGACACCGGCGCCTTCGTCCCCCTGCTCGAAGCCCACAACCCGGGCGACACCCTGGCCGCACACGCGGTGTTCCTGGGCCACGACGGCAAGATGCCTGCCCGCGTGCGCGCCTTCCTCGACTACCTCGTCGCCAACGTCCGGCTCTCGTGA
- a CDS encoding acetyl-CoA acetyltransferase, protein MPTPVFFLGGVQTDFVRNVAREGQELSALVREVTLGAVEDAALDLRQIESIHVGNAFGELFTGQAQMGALPATVVPELRGVPAARHEGACASGSLAILAASAEIEAGRYDCVLVVGAEQERNVPGELAARHLGTAAWTGHEGQDARYMWPAMFSRLTEAIQARTPGRPTRAHLAAIARKNFANARKNPCAQTRAWQFGERSFEDDDEANPVVTGQVRRQDCGQVTDGAAAIVLASGAFAEAHARRTGRRPEALPRLLGWGHRTAELSLEEKLRRSAGEPYLIPHLRAAVTDAYRRAGVAGAFDLSGIETHDCFTVTEYLALDHLGITAPGEAYRAIEEGTCEAGGRLPVNPSGGLIGLGHPVGATGVRMALDACKQVAGRAGDTQVPGAKRFGTLNIGGSATTVVSFVWGVP, encoded by the coding sequence GTGCCGACGCCGGTCTTCTTCCTCGGGGGCGTGCAGACCGACTTTGTGCGGAACGTGGCGCGCGAAGGCCAGGAGCTCTCGGCGCTCGTCCGTGAGGTGACGCTCGGCGCCGTGGAGGATGCGGCGCTGGATCTGCGGCAGATCGAGAGCATCCACGTAGGCAACGCCTTTGGCGAGCTGTTCACCGGGCAGGCCCAGATGGGCGCGCTGCCGGCGACGGTGGTCCCGGAGCTTCGAGGGGTCCCTGCTGCGCGTCACGAGGGGGCCTGCGCGTCGGGGAGCCTGGCGATCCTGGCGGCCTCGGCGGAGATCGAGGCTGGCCGCTACGACTGCGTCCTCGTGGTGGGCGCCGAGCAGGAGCGGAACGTGCCTGGAGAGCTGGCCGCGCGCCACCTGGGCACGGCGGCGTGGACGGGGCACGAGGGCCAGGACGCGCGGTACATGTGGCCGGCGATGTTCTCCCGCCTCACGGAGGCCATCCAGGCCCGCACGCCGGGCAGGCCGACGCGCGCCCACCTCGCAGCGATCGCGCGGAAGAACTTCGCCAACGCCCGGAAGAACCCCTGCGCGCAGACGAGGGCGTGGCAGTTTGGAGAGCGGTCGTTCGAGGACGACGACGAGGCGAACCCGGTGGTCACGGGGCAGGTGCGGCGCCAGGATTGCGGGCAGGTGACCGATGGCGCGGCCGCCATCGTGCTTGCGTCAGGGGCCTTCGCCGAGGCGCATGCGCGGCGAACGGGGCGGCGCCCGGAGGCGCTCCCGCGCTTGCTCGGGTGGGGGCACCGGACGGCGGAGCTGTCGCTGGAAGAGAAGCTGCGTCGGAGCGCGGGGGAGCCGTACCTGATCCCGCACCTGCGCGCAGCGGTGACCGACGCCTACCGGCGAGCGGGGGTCGCCGGGGCGTTCGATCTGTCGGGCATCGAGACCCACGATTGCTTCACGGTGACCGAGTACCTCGCGCTCGATCACCTCGGCATCACGGCCCCCGGGGAGGCCTACCGCGCCATCGAGGAGGGCACATGTGAGGCGGGAGGGCGGCTTCCGGTCAACCCCAGCGGGGGACTCATCGGCCTCGGTCACCCCGTGGGCGCGACCGGGGTGCGCATGGCGCTCGATGCCTGCAAGCAGGTCGCTGGCCGTGCCGGGGACACGCAGGTGCCTGGAGCGAAGCGCTTCGGGACCCTGAACATCGGCGGGAGTGCGACGACGGTCGTCAGCTTCGTGTGGGGTGTGCCCTGA